The genomic DNA TAATTTGGACGGGAAGAACTTCAATGGAAGTGTTTGTGAAGGTAGTGGCTGAAGATTTAATCTCAGGTGAGAAGCGTATAGCGGCAACGTCATTCGTTACTTTTGTGGCACTTAGTAAGGAAAATAATCCAGTTCCTGTACCGCGTGTTATCCCTGAAACAGAAGAAGAGAAAGAATTACATCGTATTGCTGTGTTACGTGCAGAACAGCGTCATATACGTAAGGCAGAGAGTAAGAAAGTAGCCACATTGTTAACCTTTTGAGATGAATATTTAGCCATTTAATTTACTATAGTAGGCGGAAATGGTTTTAAAATGAAAAGCGGACACCTAAAAATAGGTGTCCGCTTTTATAGTTTTTTCATCCACATATCATATGACAGTAGCTACTTAGCAGAAGCAAGCAGCACCGACGATGATTAAGAGGATAAATAATACGACTAGTAGC from Bacillus cereus G9842 includes the following:
- a CDS encoding acyl-CoA thioesterase, producing MTEVKGKTANESRVFKTSRVFPTDLNDHNTLFGGKILAEMDMVASISASRHSRKECVTASMDWVDFLHPVRSSDCVSYESFVIWTGRTSMEVFVKVVAEDLISGEKRIAATSFVTFVALSKENNPVPVPRVIPETEEEKELHRIAVLRAEQRHIRKAESKKVATLLTF
- a CDS encoding YjcZ family sporulation protein → MGFAHGNGFALLVVLFILLIIVGAACFC